The genomic segment AACTGTCCTTCGTTGACCAGTACGGCAACTTGAGTTTCGCGTACGGTGAGCTGTGCTCCATTTTTAATTTCCGCATTGTAACGAGGGAAACGCCAGATTATGGTGTCGCTCGTTTCGTCTGTCCATTCGATGATGTCAATAAATTCAGCGAATGCTTTTTGTTTGATTTTGTCAAATAATGCCATAGTCTGTAATGTTTTTAGAATTTTCGAGTTTATATATATATTTAATTTTTGTGTTTGTTACATCAAAGCAAAGTTACATATTTTTTTGTTTAATAGCCCATTGCTAACAATAGTTTAATACTGCTTTCTGAAAACGATACATTATAGCTCTTTGGAATACCTAGAAACTCCTTAAAAAGGTCTTCGGTTTCATTGATTATCGTTTTGTTTTTTCGTCACAATGAAAAAATCCTGATAAAGAAAAGTATGTTCTATTTATATCCATAAAGCTACAACATTGTTTCAGGCTGTGCTTCTAAGAAGAACTGATTTGATTGTATTAAAATTTTGTTTCATAGAATTGGGTTTTATTGGTTATACTTACATTGCATTTTTTTATGTAATACAAATACTTGACAAAGGTAATAATATTTATATAAATAAAAAATTAATTAATTTTTATTTTTTTACTTTGGGTAAATTTCTAGCTTCAATGTTTTCGATTTTTCTCCACTTACCTTCTTTAAATATGAATCCGTCGTAAGAATCGCCGGCAGGAACTTTAAATTTACCTTCGTTGAACATAGGACTGTTTTTTGGAGCTATTGAAATTAAATGATCGAAAACTACCATTTTTACCTTTTTGTATTTTATTTTATTTCTTTTCTGTACCTTTATATATTGTTGGTCGTATTTCAGAACAAAACTTGCATCAGGCTTATGTTTAAAGACTTCTCTATTGAAGATTCCGTTTTCGTTAACAATGACAGGATTGCCAAATTTCACAACTTCGTCATCTGTAATTACCAAAGGTTCAATTAGTTTGCATTTGCAGTTTTGGTCGCCTGATTTCCAACCTAACAATAAATAGTGAGTTTGCTTTTTATACTTTTCTTTAACAATATCGTAATATATAGCACCGTACCAATCTTCGGGATAATAAATATTATCGGCATATACCTGATTACAATTACTGTTTTTAGATGTAAGTTTAAATACTTTTCCGGTATTAAGTCGTATCAGTCCGTAGTACATGTTTCTGCCTATAGATGAAGCAAAGCCCCAAGTAAAAATCTGCACTTTTTCGTCAGGAGACTTTATTTTATTTATCCCAACAATTGAATCTATAAGCGGGTCATTAATCTTAGTTATACCAAAAAGTTGCTCGATTTTGCCGACAAGTATATTGTTGAGCAATATTTTTATAGAATCTGTATTACTATTTTTTATCTCAAGCGATAGATTATTAATTTCTTTCAGAAGCTCGGTTTTATTGTCTTGAGAATATAGTTGATTAGTTCCGAATAATAAAACCAAACATATTGATATAAGGTGCAGTATGTATTTCATGTTTAAATGCTTGAATTTGCCGTTTTAATTTTAAACGTAGCAAAATGTTACAAATTGTATACTTTTACTCCAAAAATACAAATATCGCAATAAAATAATGGAATTAATATCTTTAAACGAAAGAATCTCGGCATTGCATAACTTATCAATACTTCTTGATGCAGCCGTACCGGAAACAGAAAATAAAACTTCGGACTTTTATCATGAAGTTGAGAATTTTAAGCAAGAATGCCACAAGGCAAGTGTTTCAAATCCGTGGTTTGAACTGTCTTTTATTAATTATGCACTTAGTCAGTGGGCTAAACTACTGAAAAATACAGAGTTGAAAAAATGGGTTGCTCCTTATTCTATTAGCGATTATAATAATGACCCGAAAAAAGTTGCAGTTGTTATGGCAGGCAATATTCCTATTGTTGGGATGCATGATTTTGTTTCGGTATTGATTACAGGTAATATTTTTATTGGTAAATGTTCGCATAAAGATGATGTTTTATTGCCGGCAATTGCTAATTTATTGTGTAAAATACAACCCAAATTTAAAGACTACATTAGTTTTGAGAGTCATATTTTACCTAAATTTGACAAAATTATTGCAACCGGTTCCGACAATACTGCCAAGTATTTTAATAAATACGTTGGTAAATATCCGTCAATTATCAGAAAAAACATGAATAGCGTTGCAGTAATTGATGATACAACGAGCAAAGATGAATTATCGGCTCTATCCGATGATATTTGTCTGTATTTTGGTTTGGGTTGCAGAAGTGTTTCCAAAATATATATCCCCAATGATACTGATATTATTGATATTATTTTCGGAATTGAAAAATATCGCAAGCTTTTTAGCAATCATCACAGGTATAGCAATAATTATGTTTATCGCAAAAGCATATACCTAATAAATAACACCGACAAAGTACATGATAACGGCTTTATGCTGTTTCAGGAAGATACATCTTTTTTATCTCCGATATCTGTAATTAATTATCAGAAATACAGTAACTTAAATGATGTTGTTGATGAAATAAAAGCTAACACAGATAGAATTCAATGTGTTGTAGGTTCAGAGAAACTAAGTAGATTGATAGACAATGTAGTACCTTACGGCTTATCTCAACAACCACAACTGAGCGACTATGCCGACGGAGTGGATACAATAAATTTTCTGAAATAAGTTTTTGATAAATAAAAAAAGCTACCCATCTGTTAGGTAGCTGAATTTTGCGGAGAGAGAGGGATTCGAACCCCCGGACCTGTTACAGTCAACGGTTTTCAAGACCGCCGCAATCAACCGCTCTGCCATCTCTCCGTTGCAAAAGTAAACCTATTTTTAAGAATACAAAATTTTTTTTACTCATTATTAGTTTTATTTACTCGTAAAGAAAATAATTTACCGTGCAACAAGCTGATTTACAATAAATAAGATTGTAAAATATTAATTTACAGAAAAATTAGCGGAAACAGAAACGATAACTAAATAAACTACGACTTGCAATATTCTTCAAACGTACCATCGGAGTTGAGTACTATTATTTTGTTGATTTTCACCTTGTCTTTTGCATTTGTATCGATTGTAGCGTTAGTTTTATACTCAACTTTATCTTCCGATTTCGCAATATTTGGCTCTTTAACAGCGTTTATAGTACTGTTAGTATGAATATTAGAACTTAGCTTCTCCGGTTCTGTTTTACTGATATTAGCATTGCTACGTTCGGAAAATTCAAGATTGAATTTATTAATATCTGCAAACAAGTCCTTCATATTAATATTATCAGTTCCATTTTTTAATACAGATTCCTGTTCTTGTGCCTTCTCCTTACCACTTGTATCGACTTGTGCACTTCCAACTTTATTGTTTTCTACTTCGTTATAAGATGATTTTTTGGCATCAGTCATTACTTCAACATTACTATCATCGTTATTTTCCATACTTCTAAACATTTTTCCTTTACCTAAAATAAGCCAATCGGGATTGACTTCCGGAAAATTTTCCAAAATATTTGTAACAACATCTAAGCTAGGGTTATTTCTGCCACTAAAAATATGTGATAATTTCGATTTTGAAGAATCAATCTCATCGGCAAATTGAGTCGATGTTAAGTTGTACGCATTAATTAAAGCTAAAATTCGATCTTTCATAGTACGGTATTTTTTGTTTAATAATATCAATATGCAAATGTAAACAATATTTATTATTTACAAAAGTTAATTATTTAGATATGAAAATAAGTAAACAATTGTAAATAGATAAAACCGCATACCGAACAAATGTAAACCGACTGAATTTAGTTAAAGTACAACTTCACTTTTTAAAATTAAACACTTTAATATCAATGTTTTACATTTAAATTTGGCTTTTTGTTGGAAATACTTAAGGTAGCTTATTATTATTGATTCTAAGCATCAATTAAGATGTTATAATAAACTGATTTACAGTGTGTTATATTGAAAATATTGTAAGGAAATATTGGATAAAGTGAGGATATGGCACGTAATACCATGTATTTCAATGTGTTATAAAATTTGATTTACAAATGTAACTTATTGTCGTTTCATGTTATTTCACATATGTAAACTTTATTTATGGATTAGTGAGTTTACATTTGTTGTTTATGTTAATTATTAATTTGTTATTGTTTTTTCAACATTATTTTATACGAAATTCATACTTTTGAAGAAAAATAAACTATGAATACAAAATACAAATCTATTTTACTACACACTGTCCTACTCCTTGCTTTACTACAAATTACTTCTTGCGGTTCTAAAACCAATTACACAGAAGATAAAAGCAAACATATTGTGGTTAGTATTTTACCACAAAAGTATATTCTACAGAATTTAGTCGACACTTCGTATATGGTTAGTGTTTTAATGCCACCAGGAGCTAATCATACAAATTTTGAACCTTCGCCTAACCTACTTACCGAACTTAGCCAATCGGATATATTATTTACTTTAGGATTATTTGGTTACGAAGAATTGTGGCAAGAAAAGTTTTTGAGTATTAATCAACGTCTACAAATTGCTTCAACTTCTGATAATTTTCCGAAACTTATAACCGAAACTTTACAAGGTGGAAAACAATTTACCGATCCGCATATTTGGTTAAGTATTTCGGGAATACGACAAATATGCATTAATATGTTAGAAGTTTTGACAGAAATTTATCCCGAAGATAAAGAATTATTTGCTAAAAACTTTAAAATATTTGATGAACGGCTTATTGCAGCTGATAGTGTGATTAAAAAAATACTTGCTGACAATACTACCGAAAGCTTTATAATTTTTCATCCATCTTTAAGTTATTATGCCAATGAATACAACCTTGAGCAGATTTCGATAGAAAAAGAAGGCAAAGAGCCAACTATTAGTTATTTGAATAATATTATAGAAACTGCCAAATCGAAACAACTGAAAAATGTTCTGGTTTCTAAACAATTTGATACTAAACAGGCGTATGTTGTTGCTGAGCAAATTAACGGCACTGTAGTTGAATTTAATCCTATGGAAGAAAATGTTGTAGATAATTTGGTTCACATAACCACGTTGATAACAAAAGGTGCGCAATAAATATTAAAAAGTAGATATATTTGTAGTTTTATAATTAGATATGACAAAATTACTTTCACTACAAAATGTTAGCGTTGGCTATAATCAAAAAGCTGTTTTAGAAGATGTAAACCTTGATGTTTACGAGTATGACTTTATCGGCATTATTGGTCCGAACGGTGGTGGCAAAACTACTTTGGTTAAGGCAATTTTGGGTTTGGTTCCTTTAATTGCTGGAAAAATTGAATACAATTTGAAGTCGAAGAATATTGGTTATTTGCCACAGCATTTTCATTTCGACAAGCAGTTCCCTATCCGTGTTATTGATGTGGTTTTGTCGGGTTTATTCGATTCTAAAAAAAATATTTTAAGATTCAGCAAACAAGAAAGAAAGCAGGCTAAGGAGATTTTAGAAAAGATGGGAATTTTAAATCTATCAAATTTTTTGATTAGTGAAATGTCGGGCGGACAGATGCAAAGGGTGCTTTTGAGCAGAGCGATGATTTCAAATCCGGAAATACTGATTTTAGACGAGCCTACAAGTTACATAGATTCTAATTTTGAAAAGGAACTGCACGAAACTTTAAAACACCTTAATGAAACAACCACAATATTAATGGTTTCACATGATATTGGGACTATATCGTACTACGTAAAATCAATAGCCTGCGTTAACAAGAGTTTGCATTATCACAAAAGCAACGTAATTACCCAGGAACAATTGCAGCAATACAACTGCCCTATTCAGCTTATTACTCACGGCGATGTGCCACACACAGTATTACACAATCACTAAATATGAATATTTCAATTTTTTCAATGCCGTTTTTCTACAATTCACTGATTGTTATACTATTATCAAGTGTTTTGAGTGGTCTTATCGGGACGTATATAGTTACCCGCCGATTGGTTTTTTTAAGTGGAGGTATATCTCATGCTTCGTTTGGGGGAATTGGTATAGGTTATTTTTTGGGGATAAACCCGTTAATTGGAGCTGCCGGCTTTAGTTTACTATCGGCGTTGGCAATTCATTATGGAAATAAATCTTTAAAATTACGTTTCGATTCTGTTATTGGTATTTTATGGTCGTTGGGAATGGCTTTGGGTGTTGTTTTTATTTATTTAACCCCAGGATATGTTCCCGACCTGATGTCGTACCTTTTTGGAAGCATTTTGTTAGTCAGCATTACCGATATTTTGCTTTTGGGAGTGCTTACCCTGATTACTATTGTTGTTTTCAGCGTATTTTACTACCAAATATTATTTATTTCCTTTGATGCCGAATACTTTAACACAAAGGGTGTTAAAACCAACATTTTCGACTTGGGATTATTGATTTTGGTCTCGTTGGTTATTGTTGCCAACATTAGAGTAGCCGGAATTGTATTGGTAATTGCATTGCTGACCATACCTGCCAATATTGCTAATATTTTCACTAATGATTACAAGAAAATTATCGCACTTGCTATGCTATTCAGCTTGATTGGAAGCCTTGCCGGTTTGCTTATTTCGTTTACCTTGAATATTCCTTCAGGAGCTTCAATAGTATTGATGCTGGCTATAATTTTTTTGCTATGCAAATTTTGTATGTACTTTGTTAATAAGAAAAGACGCTAATTGTTTACCACTACTGTCCGATAAAACATTAAAAAGGACGCCTTTCTACGGCTCATATTTATTGCCTTTAGCCGTTGGCTATTAGCCGTTGGCTGTGATTGGTGATTGGTGATTGGTGGTTTGTGATTAGAAGCCATTAACTCTTAGTCCGGAAATTTCGGTGCCAAAAGCCAAGAGTTAACAGCTAACAGCCAATAGCAACCCAGTAATTAAAGATGTTTATAGAAAAATAATGACTGTTAATAAACGTTGAGAAATACTTTTTAATCTTCAACCAGTTGATTATCAGAAATTTTAAGTATTTTTATTCCGTAGTTTTCCAATCCATTATTTGAGTTGCTTTTGGTAAAATAAAAGTCTGTCGATAATCCTTTATAGTAAATGTTGCTGTAGCTATCTGTGTTTTTAGAATTAAAGTAATAAAGCGTATTTAAGAAAAACATTCCTATATCGTAGCCAAGGTAAGGAAGTTGTCTATCTACAGGGAATGCGTTGAATTTATCTTTAAACTTGTAGTTAAAGTCTTTGACTTTTGGAAGTTCGTGATTAACATAGTAAGTCGAAAATTGTGTGTAATTAAAATCGGTAAGAAAATTTGTGTTAACATCTATTCTATCCCACTCGTCGAAGCCTGCCAAATCGATAATGTAGTTACCTTTTCTGGAATACAACAACGAAACAAACTCTTTAACTTTTTCTTTATCGTTGGTAAAGTAGATTATTAAGTTTTTAATATTGGGTTTCAGTTTACCAACAACACCTGAAATGCCGCCATTTTTGTAGCTAACAACCGAATAGGTTGTGGTATAATATCTGTTGTTATTCGTTGAATTTGCTATTTGGCTAATGCAGCTTTTGTAATTTTCTTCGTTATTATCGACTAAAACAACATTTACAGTTTCCGAATAATGATTTTGAATATAGTTGCTAACAACGTATCCTATTGAATTGTATAGCGGTTGCACTTTAATTACTTTACTGTTTCCG from the Lentimicrobiaceae bacterium genome contains:
- a CDS encoding metal ABC transporter permease gives rise to the protein MNISIFSMPFFYNSLIVILLSSVLSGLIGTYIVTRRLVFLSGGISHASFGGIGIGYFLGINPLIGAAGFSLLSALAIHYGNKSLKLRFDSVIGILWSLGMALGVVFIYLTPGYVPDLMSYLFGSILLVSITDILLLGVLTLITIVVFSVFYYQILFISFDAEYFNTKGVKTNIFDLGLLILVSLVIVANIRVAGIVLVIALLTIPANIANIFTNDYKKIIALAMLFSLIGSLAGLLISFTLNIPSGASIVLMLAIIFLLCKFCMYFVNKKRR
- a CDS encoding acyl-CoA reductase — translated: MELISLNERISALHNLSILLDAAVPETENKTSDFYHEVENFKQECHKASVSNPWFELSFINYALSQWAKLLKNTELKKWVAPYSISDYNNDPKKVAVVMAGNIPIVGMHDFVSVLITGNIFIGKCSHKDDVLLPAIANLLCKIQPKFKDYISFESHILPKFDKIIATGSDNTAKYFNKYVGKYPSIIRKNMNSVAVIDDTTSKDELSALSDDICLYFGLGCRSVSKIYIPNDTDIIDIIFGIEKYRKLFSNHHRYSNNYVYRKSIYLINNTDKVHDNGFMLFQEDTSFLSPISVINYQKYSNLNDVVDEIKANTDRIQCVVGSEKLSRLIDNVVPYGLSQQPQLSDYADGVDTINFLK
- a CDS encoding helix-turn-helix transcriptional regulator; translation: MKDRILALINAYNLTSTQFADEIDSSKSKLSHIFSGRNNPSLDVVTNILENFPEVNPDWLILGKGKMFRSMENNDDSNVEVMTDAKKSSYNEVENNKVGSAQVDTSGKEKAQEQESVLKNGTDNINMKDLFADINKFNLEFSERSNANISKTEPEKLSSNIHTNSTINAVKEPNIAKSEDKVEYKTNATIDTNAKDKVKINKIIVLNSDGTFEEYCKS
- a CDS encoding metal ABC transporter ATP-binding protein, translated to MTKLLSLQNVSVGYNQKAVLEDVNLDVYEYDFIGIIGPNGGGKTTLVKAILGLVPLIAGKIEYNLKSKNIGYLPQHFHFDKQFPIRVIDVVLSGLFDSKKNILRFSKQERKQAKEILEKMGILNLSNFLISEMSGGQMQRVLLSRAMISNPEILILDEPTSYIDSNFEKELHETLKHLNETTTILMVSHDIGTISYYVKSIACVNKSLHYHKSNVITQEQLQQYNCPIQLITHGDVPHTVLHNH
- a CDS encoding zinc ABC transporter substrate-binding protein translates to MNTKYKSILLHTVLLLALLQITSCGSKTNYTEDKSKHIVVSILPQKYILQNLVDTSYMVSVLMPPGANHTNFEPSPNLLTELSQSDILFTLGLFGYEELWQEKFLSINQRLQIASTSDNFPKLITETLQGGKQFTDPHIWLSISGIRQICINMLEVLTEIYPEDKELFAKNFKIFDERLIAADSVIKKILADNTTESFIIFHPSLSYYANEYNLEQISIEKEGKEPTISYLNNIIETAKSKQLKNVLVSKQFDTKQAYVVAEQINGTVVEFNPMEENVVDNLVHITTLITKGAQ